In Aedes albopictus strain Foshan chromosome 3, AalbF5, whole genome shotgun sequence, the following are encoded in one genomic region:
- the LOC115261534 gene encoding rho guanine nucleotide exchange factor 26-like codes for MSVAHENGAIQWEEAVLHDAKLTFGKKFSKNNIYAFLFTDLIVLTKKKGDETFLVTDYCPRALLTVNYGDIVPQLPTKEMQAIGKHLIIMTLLENHEGKTIEMIISCPSETERERWLKVTEPLSSENPDEKIYEQWDCPQLVAIHPYQALQPDELDLDITEVVNVHRKMADDSDDGWYEGERIRDGAVVGWFPSNYTKEIPSAHVRAKHIKQRNVLLSYTSKYIDTTTRTLQHSKK; via the exons ATGAGTGTGGCTCACGAAAACGGTGCCATTCAATGGGAAGAAGCTGTTTTAC ACGACGCCAAGCTCACCTTCGGCAAGAAGTTCAGCAAGAACAACATCTACGCTTTCCTGTTTACCGATCTGATTGTGCTGACCAAGAAGAAGGGTGACGAAACCTTCCTAGTCACGGACTACTGTCCACGGGCCCTGCTGACGGTCAACTACGGCGACATTGTGCCCCAGCTGCCGACCAAGGAGATGCAGGCCATCGGGAAGCACCTGATCATCATGACGCTGCTGGAGAACCACGAGGGAAAGACTATCGAGATGATCATCAGTTGCCCCTCAGAAACGGAACGGGAACGGTGGCTCAAGGTGACCGAGCCCCTATCGTCGGAAAACCCGGACGAAAAGATTTACGAACAGTGGGACTGTCCCCAGTTGGTTGCGATTCATCCCTACCAGGCACTGCAACCGGACGAACTCGATCTGGACATCACGGAAGTGGTCAACGTGCATCGGAAAATGGCTGATGACAGTGATGACGGTTGGTACGAAGGCGAACGGATCCGGGACGGTGCGGTCGTCGGATGGTTCCCCAGCAACTACACCAAGGAGATCCCGTCGGCGCACGTCCGGGCCAAGCACATCAAACAGCGCAACGTGCTCCTCTCGTACACGTCCAAGTATATCGATACGACGACGCGGACCCTGCAGCACAGTAAAAAGTGA